Proteins from a genomic interval of Papaver somniferum cultivar HN1 chromosome 4, ASM357369v1, whole genome shotgun sequence:
- the LOC113272124 gene encoding uncharacterized protein LOC113272124 produces MVKEKMHGSVASFSYGSTDNTFLSVTLCFKPAIEGFLAGCRKIIGLDAFHLYGKYGGVLLVATGLDGQNGLVPLGIMVCRNETIENWKIFLKDLKAILGQDLHFTIISDKQKGISEACDKYFCLDEHRLCFRHLMKNFKKYFKSYSLHVHFWNAAKCYKKRHYQQDMDKLFAEDEKAALYLIDQKPESWSRSHFSNDSKCEHINNNFSESFNNMAKPFRDKTIITLAQMYNKLVMGLFFKRRNESENWQDGEIVPKAMKLITKMQDLNHLFELTGAVRGRVYEVRSVHDVVFVVDLSKKSCSCLQWQLRGFPCQHAIVALTPLRPNWVEYCDPVYSVEYYKKTYAPEFEPLSAEIDWFINPPVIIRKTGRPRKKRIPSYDEAGSVKKMRKCKKCGVYSHYAITCAGGEVGKNPKGEKPRTCVDGSTSSTHVPEPPKKKYNRNKPVVSASVGASTTAKDGMKNQNNSESSKQGAAKGRKRKASSQPAFNQTNQHVGSVNNKVTFTVADPKGKKKPKKYMKVLWVGCLFCFCSVTRSEQYG; encoded by the exons atggtgaag GAAAAAATGCATGGCAGTGTAGCTAGTTTCTCATATGGAAGCACAGACAACACATTCTTGTCAGTGACACTCTGCTTCAAGCCTGCTATAGAAGGATTCTTGGCTGGATGTAGGAAAATAATTGGATTGGATGCTTTCCATTTGTATGGGAAGTATGGTGGTGTTTTACTGGTTGCAACAGGTCTAGATGGTCAGAATGGTTTAGTACCTCTTGGTATAATGGTGTGTAGGAATGAAACCATTGAGAACTGGAAGATTTTTCTCAAAGACTTGAAAGCTATACTGGGTCAAGACTTGCATTTCACCATTATATCAGACAAGCAGAAGGGGATTAGTGAAGCTTGTGACAAATACTTCTGCTTGGATGAGCACAGATTATGTTTCAG ACATTTGATGAAGAATTTCAAGAAGTATTTCAAGTCATACAGCTTAcatgttcatttctggaatgctgCCAAATGTTACAAGAAGAGACACTATCAG CAAGACATGGATAAATTATTTGCTGAGGATGAAAAAGCTGCACTGTATCTCATAGATCAAAAACCTGAAAGCTGGTCTAGGTCTCATTTCTCAAATGACAGCAAGTGTGAGCACATCAACAATAATTTCTCAGAGTCTTTCAACAACATGGCCAAGCCCTTTAGAGATAAGACAATCATTACACTTGCACAAATGTATAATAAACTGGTGATGGGTCTTTTCTTCAAGAGGAGGAATGAAAGTGAAAACTGGCAGGATGGTGAGATAGTTCCAAAGGCAATGAAGCTGATTACAAAGATGCAGGACTTAAATCATCTGTTTGAGTTAACTGGAGCTGTAAGGGGAAGGGTGTATGAGGTCAGGAGTGTTCATGATGTTGTGTTTGTTGTGGATCTTTCCAAAAAGAGTTGTAGTTGTTTGCAGTGGCAGCTGAGGGGATTTCCCTGTCAACATGCTATAGTTGCTTTAACACCATTGAGACCAAACTGGGTTGA ATACTGTGACCCTGTATACAGTGTGGAATACTACAAAAAGACATATGCTCCAGAGTTTGAACCACTGTCAGCTGAAATTGACTGG TTCATTAATCCTCCTGTTATCATAAGAAAAACTGGAAGGCCAAGAAAGAAGAGGATTCCTTCTTATGATGAAGCTGGAAgtgtgaagaaaatgagaaagtgtAAGAAGTGTGGAGTTTATAGTCACTATGCAATAACTTGTGCTGGTGGAGAGGTTGGAAAGAATCCAAAGGGAGAAAAACCTAGAACCTGTGTTGATGGCTCAACATCATCTACTCATGTCCCTGAACCACCAAAAAAGAAGTACAATAGAAATAAACCGGTTGTTAGTGCTTCTGTAGGTGCATCTACTACTGCTAAGGATGGAATGAAGAACCAAAACAATTCAGAATCTTCTAAACAAGGTGCTGCAAAAGGGAGAAAGAGAAAGGCTTCTTCTCAACCTGCTTTCAATCAGACTAATCAACATGTTGGATCTGTCAACAACAAAGTCACCTTCACAGTTGCAGAtccaaagggaaagaagaaaccaaagaagtaCATGAAAGTCCTATGGGTTGGTtgtctcttttgtttttgttctgtGACTAGATCTGAACAATATGGTTGA